In Legionella spiritensis, the following proteins share a genomic window:
- a CDS encoding cold-shock protein has protein sequence MSEKIRGTVKWFKDDKGFGFIEAEGRDYFVHFSAILSQGFKTLQEGTPVLFKATQGAKGPQAEEVEVV, from the coding sequence ATGTCAGAAAAAATCCGGGGAACCGTCAAGTGGTTTAAAGACGATAAAGGCTTTGGCTTCATTGAGGCTGAAGGTCGCGATTACTTTGTTCATTTTAGCGCTATTCTCAGCCAGGGCTTTAAAACCTTACAGGAAGGCACGCCGGTCCTGTTTAAAGCGACCCAGGGTGCTAAAGGCCCGCAGGCTGAAGAAGTGGAAGTGGTGTAA
- a CDS encoding NAD(P)H-dependent flavin oxidoreductase, which translates to MMPGKLFNLKRPIILAPMAGVGTPELCAAVSNCGGLGSLPTGYLTRKQAEKNIRKVKKLTSKPFAVNLFIPEPIPDFDHKQASSMIDYLNEIRLKLSLKPMTIHDIIRQDEDIDSWISLLIKERVSAVSFTFGSLTSGQIKELKRHNIVVMGTATHVAEAFHLKQVGCDAIIAQGYEAGGHQGTFLHHKSNPLGTMALVPQIVDAVSDLPVIAAGGISDGRGVLAAISLGAGAVQLGTAFIPAQESCASDMYKKAILNSRDKGTRLTRHISGKFARALDNDWIDELEKRPSLPYPLQHYLTSEIRTAFASQNHNEMAAFWAGQGAPLVQGGYVEDIMERMDGQLRQAQEMMLSRFNQYR; encoded by the coding sequence ATGATGCCTGGAAAACTTTTCAATTTAAAGCGCCCCATTATTTTAGCACCCATGGCAGGAGTCGGAACCCCTGAACTTTGTGCGGCTGTCTCTAACTGCGGTGGGCTAGGCTCGCTGCCAACGGGCTATTTAACACGTAAGCAGGCAGAGAAAAATATCAGGAAAGTAAAAAAGCTTACCAGCAAACCCTTTGCCGTCAATTTATTTATACCTGAACCGATTCCCGACTTTGATCATAAACAAGCATCTTCAATGATTGATTATTTAAATGAAATTCGTCTCAAGTTGAGCCTGAAGCCAATGACTATCCATGATATTATCCGACAGGATGAAGATATTGATAGCTGGATTAGTCTTTTGATTAAAGAGCGGGTATCAGCCGTCAGCTTTACTTTCGGGAGTTTAACATCCGGCCAAATTAAGGAGTTAAAACGGCATAACATCGTTGTGATGGGAACAGCTACCCATGTAGCAGAAGCGTTTCATCTTAAACAAGTTGGATGCGATGCAATTATTGCCCAAGGCTATGAAGCTGGTGGCCACCAGGGGACTTTTCTTCATCACAAATCAAATCCGTTAGGCACCATGGCATTAGTCCCCCAAATAGTTGATGCCGTGTCAGATTTGCCAGTGATAGCTGCGGGAGGCATCAGTGACGGCCGAGGTGTGTTAGCAGCCATATCATTGGGTGCAGGCGCGGTACAATTAGGTACGGCTTTTATACCTGCTCAAGAGAGCTGCGCAAGTGATATGTATAAAAAAGCAATTTTAAATAGTCGAGATAAAGGGACAAGGCTAACTAGACATATTTCCGGTAAATTTGCGCGAGCCCTGGATAATGACTGGATTGATGAACTTGAAAAAAGACCCTCTTTGCCGTATCCATTACAACATTATCTAACCAGTGAAATTCGCACAGCATTCGCTAGCCAAAATCATAACGAAATGGCTGCGTTCTGGGCAGGACAAGGTGCTCCTTTGGTCCAGGGAGGTTATGTGGAAGATATTATGGAACGAATGGATGGACAACTTAGGCAGGCACAAGAAATGATGTTGTCTCGATTTAATCAATACAGGTAG